One window of the Candidatus Chryseobacterium colombiense genome contains the following:
- a CDS encoding oxygenase MpaB family protein: MENTILQPRFKESAHFKDFWTKGNGKQLIEFSGAEVSFNDFEKFAPYFYHVDEVGDQVVKDIYFTKKFHEASKEIEHYIRNGVSESDDVPESVKKLFLQTQTIPDWLDYDLITSGAELCMRSNLDSLISLRDYCLIGGYDYAYLNKPLIVTEALKKGAVKRLSETLDFWVNATRYNALEIHAKGYEFAIKTRLIHSYARLSIKKHYKDWDTENWGKPINSWDMMATYIGFSLVFLHSLHKLGNAFSEKEEKGIFHLWKYVGYLLGIPEPLLPNDKKQATEYFYLWTSVQPPADKDSVLLAHSLLNESLENPILKYQFQRKNLRYLHICCTWFLLDDEVCKRLQIPDVSNRKVFPKTKWAVNKIYNKLVSRQARINKGNKDQMKVLNDYLKITHNSNFH; encoded by the coding sequence ATGGAAAACACAATTTTACAACCACGATTTAAGGAATCAGCTCACTTCAAAGATTTTTGGACAAAAGGCAACGGAAAGCAGCTTATTGAATTTTCTGGTGCAGAAGTAAGCTTTAATGATTTTGAAAAATTCGCACCTTATTTTTATCATGTCGATGAAGTCGGAGATCAGGTTGTAAAAGATATTTATTTCACTAAAAAATTCCATGAAGCCTCTAAAGAAATTGAACACTATATCCGAAATGGAGTTTCTGAAAGTGACGATGTTCCTGAAAGTGTAAAAAAACTTTTTCTTCAAACCCAAACAATTCCTGATTGGCTGGATTATGATTTAATCACATCCGGTGCAGAACTCTGCATGCGAAGCAATCTTGATTCTTTGATTTCTTTGAGAGATTATTGTCTGATTGGCGGCTATGACTATGCTTACCTCAACAAACCTCTGATTGTCACCGAAGCACTGAAAAAAGGTGCCGTAAAACGTCTTTCTGAAACTTTGGATTTTTGGGTAAACGCTACACGATACAACGCACTGGAAATTCATGCAAAAGGCTATGAGTTTGCTATAAAAACCCGTCTGATTCATTCTTACGCCAGACTTTCCATTAAAAAACACTATAAAGATTGGGATACAGAGAATTGGGGCAAACCCATTAATTCTTGGGATATGATGGCTACTTATATTGGTTTCAGCCTTGTTTTTTTACATAGCCTTCATAAATTGGGAAATGCCTTTTCAGAGAAAGAGGAAAAAGGAATTTTCCACCTTTGGAAATATGTAGGCTATTTATTGGGAATTCCTGAACCCCTTCTTCCTAACGATAAAAAACAGGCTACCGAATATTTTTATTTATGGACCTCTGTTCAGCCACCTGCTGATAAAGACTCTGTACTTCTGGCACATTCTTTATTGAATGAGTCACTGGAAAATCCCATTTTAAAATATCAGTTTCAGAGAAAAAACTTACGCTATCTTCATATTTGCTGCACATGGTTTTTACTGGATGATGAAGTTTGTAAAAGGCTTCAGATTCCTGATGTGTCCAACAGAAAAGTTTTCCCGAAAACAAAATGGGCTGTTAATAAAATATACAACAAATTGGTAAGCCGGCAAGCCAGAATAAATAAAGGAAATAAAGACCAGATGAAAGTATTGAATGATTATTTAAAGATCACACACAACTCAAATTTTCATTAA
- a CDS encoding prolyl oligopeptidase family serine peptidase, with the protein MKLRSTVFILFIMSYLVYGQKKPLDHSVYDNWQNIGARKISNDGKWISYSVDAQEGNSNLFLYSVKNKISKQFVRATKADFTNDSKFAVFQIRPLYKDIKAVKDKKLKQDKLTKDSLAIVNLFTGTTEKIPNVKGFKIPEKGGSYVAYLLENMKDKSDDASDKEDGDDKKDEDKNAKPLQLVVRNLLDGKSTTYDNVTRYEFSKNGKQLVFVTKKPEEKKTKDKKGEKDSGDEKIAEKKDNDKSKPKKYALETVQVVDLQKGSVTKISEIEGDFSQLSFDEEGNQLAFVGTSSAQNDLVKLYQLYYFNFKTNKKETVTNENAQMRKNWVVSENRFPIFSKSGKQLYFGVAPKPVAKDTAMIANDHAVVDIWNYKDDYLQTVQLKELKNDLKKSYAAVMQTEKPDFFRNIDGEDLDTLRLVNDGNADFVIGITSLNNRISSQWEGSTKKTYFLIDNKTGDRTEIIKNLDGSVSVSPLGKFVVIFDREKGSWLSYNVKTKQTLPLNKGLQVSFVDEEFDMPDFPNAYGIASWTDNDESVIIKDRYDLWEFFLNGSKKPRNMTNGFGRKNKITFDTYDLDKDIKSLNRKTSIYLLAFDNTSKANGIFKTKIQSNSDPVKIKMENVWGYRSLQKAKNAEEYILVKESYTDSPNIFTTSDFSEQQKLSNTNPQQSNYNWGTSELVNWTTPKGNSSTGVLYKPEDFNPNKKYPMIVYFYEKLSDNLNRYVAPAPTPSRLNISYFVSNGYLVFTPDISYVDGLPGESAMEYINSGVEKLKQNSWIDGAKVGIQGQSWGGYQVAYLIAHTDMYAAAWSGAPVVNMTSAYGGIRWSSGMNRQFQYEKSQSRLGKNLWEAPELYIKNSPLFTIDQVKTPVVIMSNDKDGAVPWYQGIEMFTALRRLGKPVWLLNYNGDDHNLIKRQNRKDIQIREQQFFDYYLKGAKAPVWMTKGIPAIQKGKDWGFELTEDKP; encoded by the coding sequence GAGCAAGAAAAATTTCCAATGACGGAAAATGGATTTCCTATTCTGTGGATGCGCAGGAAGGAAATTCCAATCTTTTTTTATATTCAGTTAAAAATAAAATTTCAAAACAGTTTGTAAGAGCAACAAAAGCTGATTTTACAAATGATTCCAAGTTTGCTGTTTTCCAGATCCGCCCATTATATAAGGATATTAAAGCGGTAAAGGATAAAAAACTGAAACAGGATAAATTAACAAAAGACAGCCTTGCCATAGTTAATCTTTTCACTGGTACAACAGAAAAAATTCCGAATGTAAAAGGGTTTAAAATTCCTGAAAAAGGCGGTTCGTATGTTGCGTACCTTTTGGAAAATATGAAAGATAAATCTGATGATGCTTCGGATAAAGAAGATGGAGATGATAAGAAAGATGAGGATAAAAATGCAAAGCCATTGCAGTTGGTTGTGCGAAATCTTCTCGATGGGAAGAGTACAACGTATGATAATGTAACCCGCTATGAATTTAGTAAAAACGGGAAACAGCTGGTTTTTGTAACCAAGAAACCGGAAGAGAAGAAAACTAAAGATAAGAAAGGGGAGAAAGATTCCGGAGATGAAAAAATTGCTGAGAAAAAGGATAATGATAAATCGAAGCCGAAGAAATATGCACTTGAGACTGTGCAGGTTGTTGATCTTCAAAAAGGATCAGTAACTAAAATTTCTGAAATAGAGGGTGATTTTTCACAGTTATCATTTGATGAAGAAGGAAATCAGTTGGCATTTGTGGGAACTTCTTCTGCGCAGAATGATCTCGTGAAATTGTATCAGCTGTATTATTTTAACTTTAAGACCAATAAAAAAGAAACTGTAACCAATGAAAATGCCCAAATGAGAAAGAATTGGGTAGTTTCTGAAAACCGTTTCCCAATATTCAGTAAAAGTGGAAAGCAATTGTATTTTGGTGTGGCTCCGAAACCTGTCGCTAAAGATACAGCCATGATTGCGAATGACCATGCTGTAGTGGATATCTGGAACTACAAAGATGACTACCTGCAAACAGTTCAGCTGAAGGAACTGAAAAATGATCTGAAAAAATCCTACGCTGCAGTAATGCAGACAGAAAAGCCTGATTTTTTTAGAAATATTGATGGGGAAGACTTGGACACTTTACGATTGGTCAATGATGGGAATGCGGATTTTGTGATCGGTATTACAAGTTTAAATAATCGGATTTCCTCGCAATGGGAAGGTTCTACAAAGAAAACCTATTTCCTTATTGATAATAAAACAGGAGATAGAACAGAAATTATTAAAAATTTGGATGGATCGGTTTCTGTTTCTCCACTCGGAAAATTTGTTGTGATATTTGACAGAGAAAAGGGATCGTGGTTGAGTTACAATGTTAAAACAAAGCAAACACTTCCATTAAATAAAGGATTACAGGTTTCTTTTGTGGATGAAGAATTTGATATGCCGGATTTTCCAAATGCTTATGGTATCGCTTCTTGGACGGATAATGATGAATCAGTGATTATCAAAGATCGTTATGATCTTTGGGAGTTTTTCCTGAATGGATCAAAAAAGCCAAGAAATATGACCAATGGATTTGGACGTAAGAATAAAATAACATTTGATACGTACGATTTAGATAAGGATATTAAAAGTTTAAACCGTAAAACTTCCATTTATTTATTAGCATTTGATAATACATCTAAGGCAAATGGAATTTTTAAAACAAAGATTCAGTCGAATTCTGATCCAGTGAAAATTAAAATGGAAAATGTCTGGGGATACAGAAGTCTTCAGAAAGCGAAAAATGCGGAAGAATACATTCTTGTAAAAGAATCATATACAGATTCTCCGAATATTTTCACTACATCCGATTTTTCTGAACAGCAAAAATTAAGCAATACTAATCCGCAACAAAGCAATTATAACTGGGGGACAAGTGAACTGGTAAACTGGACCACCCCGAAAGGAAATTCATCTACAGGTGTTTTGTATAAACCGGAAGATTTCAATCCGAATAAAAAATACCCTATGATTGTGTATTTCTATGAAAAACTTTCAGACAACCTGAATCGTTATGTAGCACCTGCTCCAACGCCTTCAAGACTGAATATTTCTTATTTCGTCAGCAATGGATATTTGGTTTTTACACCGGATATTTCCTATGTTGATGGTCTTCCTGGAGAATCAGCCATGGAATATATCAATTCTGGAGTAGAAAAACTAAAACAGAATTCTTGGATAGATGGTGCTAAAGTAGGAATTCAGGGACAAAGTTGGGGAGGATATCAGGTGGCATATCTTATCGCTCATACTGATATGTATGCAGCGGCATGGAGTGGTGCTCCGGTTGTTAATATGACTTCTGCCTACGGTGGAATCCGTTGGTCTTCAGGAATGAACCGTCAATTCCAATATGAAAAATCGCAGAGTAGGTTAGGGAAAAATCTATGGGAAGCACCGGAACTGTATATTAAAAACTCACCGCTCTTTACAATTGATCAAGTGAAAACTCCGGTGGTGATCATGAGTAATGATAAAGATGGAGCCGTGCCTTGGTATCAAGGAATTGAAATGTTTACAGCTTTACGACGTTTAGGAAAGCCAGTATGGCTTCTGAATTATAATGGAGACGATCATAATCTTATAAAGCGTCAGAACAGAAAAGATATTCAAATCCGTGAACAGCAGTTTTTTGATTATTATCTGAAAGGAGCTAAAGCTCCGGTCTGGATGACAAAAGGTATTCCTGCAATCCAGAAAGGAAAAGATTGGGGATTTGAGTTAACGGAGGATAAACCTTAA
- the recA gene encoding recombinase RecA, whose amino-acid sequence MSNADDKKKALALVLEKLDKTYGKGTVMTLGDSSVDNTIEVIPSGSLGLDIALGVGGYPRGRIIEIYGPESSGKTTLTLHAIAEAQKAGGIAAFIDAEHAFDRTYAAKLGIDLENLIISQPDNGEQALEIADNLIRSGAIDIVVIDSVAALTPKAEIEGEMGDSKMGLHARLMSQALRKLTATISRTKCTVIFINQLREKIGVMFGNPETTTGGNALKFYASVRIDIRKASAPIKNGDEAIGSRVKVKIVKNKVAPPFKQAEFDIMYGEGVSKTGEILDQAVEQGIVKKSGSWFSYEETKLGQGRDAVKDVLKDNPELSEELENKIKEEISTKK is encoded by the coding sequence ATGAGTAACGCAGACGATAAAAAGAAAGCACTTGCCTTAGTGCTTGAAAAACTAGATAAAACATACGGAAAAGGAACTGTAATGACTTTAGGAGACAGTTCTGTAGATAATACCATTGAGGTGATTCCTTCAGGATCTTTAGGATTAGACATCGCTTTAGGTGTTGGTGGTTATCCAAGAGGAAGAATCATTGAGATCTACGGTCCGGAATCTTCAGGTAAAACGACTTTAACACTTCATGCCATTGCTGAGGCTCAAAAAGCAGGAGGAATTGCTGCCTTTATTGATGCGGAACACGCATTTGACAGAACCTATGCTGCCAAATTAGGAATCGATTTGGAAAATTTAATCATTTCGCAACCTGATAACGGGGAACAGGCATTAGAAATTGCTGATAACCTGATCCGTTCCGGAGCAATAGACATTGTAGTAATTGACTCCGTAGCTGCTCTTACTCCAAAAGCTGAAATTGAAGGGGAAATGGGAGATTCAAAAATGGGTCTTCACGCAAGATTGATGTCTCAGGCATTAAGAAAATTAACAGCTACAATTTCAAGAACGAAATGTACCGTGATTTTCATCAACCAGCTGAGAGAAAAAATCGGAGTAATGTTCGGAAATCCTGAAACAACAACAGGAGGTAACGCTTTGAAATTTTATGCTTCAGTAAGAATTGATATCAGAAAAGCATCTGCGCCTATTAAAAATGGAGATGAAGCGATCGGAAGCCGTGTGAAAGTGAAAATTGTGAAAAACAAAGTAGCCCCACCATTCAAACAGGCAGAATTCGACATTATGTACGGTGAAGGAGTTTCTAAAACAGGAGAAATTTTGGATCAGGCGGTAGAACAAGGAATTGTAAAGAAAAGCGGTTCTTGGTTCAGTTATGAAGAAACAAAATTAGGACAGGGTCGTGATGCAGTGAAAGATGTATTGAAGGATAATCCTGAGCTTTCCGAGGAATTGGAAAATAAAATTAAAGAAGAGATTTCTACTAAAAAATAG
- the gap gene encoding type I glyceraldehyde-3-phosphate dehydrogenase, whose protein sequence is MSTIKVGINGFGRIGRLVFRAMTERDNIEVVGINDLIDATYMAYMLKYDSVHGIFPGEVSVEGNDLVVNGKRIRVTAERDPNNLKWNEIGADYIVESTGLFLDKENAAKHINAGAKKVILSAPSKDDTPMFVMGVNHTELTDDIKILSNASCTTNCLAPLAKVIHDNFGIVEGLMTTVHATTATQKTVDGPSMKDWRGGRAALNNIIPSSTGAAKAVGKVIPSLNGKLTGMSFRVPTVDVSVVDLTVRLEKATSYDEICAAIKAASEGELKGILGYTEDAVVSQDFVGDKRTSIFDKDAGIMLSPNFVKLVSWYDNEMGYSNKLVDMLIHAASL, encoded by the coding sequence ATGTCAACAATCAAAGTAGGTATCAACGGGTTTGGTAGAATTGGACGTCTTGTTTTCAGAGCAATGACTGAAAGAGACAACATCGAAGTAGTGGGAATCAATGACCTTATCGATGCTACATACATGGCTTACATGTTAAAATATGATTCTGTACACGGGATTTTCCCAGGTGAGGTTTCTGTAGAAGGAAACGACCTTGTTGTGAATGGAAAAAGAATCAGAGTAACAGCTGAGAGAGATCCTAACAACCTGAAGTGGAACGAAATCGGAGCTGATTATATCGTTGAATCTACAGGTTTATTCTTAGATAAAGAAAATGCTGCAAAGCACATCAACGCTGGTGCTAAGAAAGTAATCCTTTCTGCTCCTTCTAAAGATGATACTCCAATGTTCGTAATGGGTGTAAACCACACTGAACTTACAGACGATATCAAAATCTTATCAAATGCTTCTTGTACAACAAACTGTTTAGCTCCTTTGGCTAAAGTAATCCACGATAACTTCGGAATCGTAGAAGGTTTAATGACAACTGTACACGCTACAACGGCAACTCAGAAAACTGTTGACGGTCCTTCAATGAAAGACTGGAGAGGTGGTAGAGCTGCGCTTAACAATATTATTCCTTCTTCTACAGGTGCTGCTAAAGCGGTAGGAAAAGTAATCCCTTCATTAAACGGAAAATTAACAGGTATGTCTTTCAGAGTACCAACTGTTGACGTTTCTGTAGTAGATTTAACAGTAAGATTAGAGAAAGCTACTTCTTACGACGAGATCTGTGCTGCCATCAAAGCTGCTTCTGAAGGTGAATTGAAAGGTATTCTTGGATACACTGAAGATGCTGTAGTTTCTCAGGATTTCGTAGGAGATAAGAGAACTTCAATCTTCGATAAAGATGCTGGTATCATGCTTTCTCCTAACTTCGTAAAACTTGTTTCTTGGTATGACAACGAAATGGGATATTCTAACAAGTTAGTTGATATGCTAATCCATGCTGCTTCTTTGTAA
- the pfkA gene encoding 6-phosphofructokinase — protein sequence MKESAVKKIAVLTSGGDSPGMNAALRAVVRTANYYNIECYGVREGYNGLIHDDFLKMGPRSVKNIINQGGTILKSARSNEFRTKEGRQQAYDNCVKYGIDGLVCIGGDGTFTGAKIFNEEFGIRVIGVPGTIDNDIFGTDNTIGYDTALNTAMDAIDKIRDTATSHNRVFFVEVMGRDAGFIALNSGLATGALDILIPEKKDSIDELFANFRTAEKSGKSSSIVVVAEGEKLANVYELAEKTKLSFPDYDIRVAILGHMQRGGSPSCADRVLASRLGYGAVTGLMEGQTNVMAGMRSNDVVYTPIEEAIKKHNEINQDLLLISEILAI from the coding sequence ATGAAAGAGAGTGCTGTAAAAAAAATTGCAGTTCTTACTTCAGGAGGTGATTCTCCGGGTATGAATGCAGCATTAAGGGCGGTAGTAAGAACCGCAAATTATTATAATATCGAATGTTACGGAGTAAGGGAAGGCTACAATGGCTTAATCCACGATGATTTTCTTAAAATGGGCCCCCGTTCCGTAAAAAATATAATCAACCAAGGCGGAACTATTCTGAAATCTGCCAGATCCAATGAATTTAGAACCAAAGAAGGTCGTCAACAGGCATATGACAATTGTGTAAAATACGGAATTGACGGTTTGGTGTGTATTGGTGGAGACGGAACTTTTACGGGAGCGAAAATCTTTAATGAAGAATTCGGAATCCGTGTAATTGGTGTACCCGGAACAATTGACAATGATATTTTCGGAACTGATAACACGATCGGTTATGACACTGCATTAAATACTGCAATGGATGCCATCGACAAAATCCGTGATACGGCCACTTCTCACAACAGGGTTTTCTTTGTAGAAGTAATGGGTCGTGATGCTGGTTTTATCGCTTTAAACAGCGGATTGGCAACCGGAGCACTGGATATTTTAATTCCTGAGAAAAAAGACAGCATTGATGAGCTCTTTGCTAATTTCAGAACGGCTGAAAAATCAGGAAAGTCTTCAAGTATCGTAGTGGTAGCAGAAGGTGAAAAATTAGCCAATGTTTACGAACTGGCTGAAAAAACAAAGTTATCTTTCCCTGATTACGATATTCGTGTAGCTATTCTTGGTCATATGCAAAGAGGAGGATCTCCAAGCTGTGCAGACCGGGTTTTGGCAAGCAGATTAGGCTACGGAGCCGTAACAGGATTAATGGAAGGACAAACCAATGTAATGGCAGGAATGCGTTCTAACGATGTTGTTTATACACCTATCGAAGAAGCCATTAAAAAGCATAACGAAATCAATCAGGATCTTTTATTGATTTCAGAAATTTTAGCAATCTAA